From Pyrenophora tritici-repentis strain M4 chromosome 1, whole genome shotgun sequence, the proteins below share one genomic window:
- a CDS encoding putative presequence translocase-associated motor subunit Pam17, producing MINNGYDATLSAQLGGFDPLMLMGLSTLGMMAAGWLVGPVFGNMVFNLAYRGVVGEFTRKDSAFFNRIKQHRVDPTASSLANPPPDYYGEKIGSVAGYRRWLKDQRAFNLKTGRYKATKASESKAL from the exons ATGATCAACAACGGGTACGATGCGACACTCTCTGCACAACTGGGGGGCTTTGACCCGCTGATGCTCATGGGACTGAGTACCTTGGGCATGATGGCTGCGGGCTGGCTGGTAGGGCCCGTGTTTGGCAACATGGTCTTCAACTTGGCGTACAGAGGGGTTGTGGGCGAGTTCACTAGG AAAGACTCGGCCTTTTTCAACAGAATCAAGCAGCACCGTGTCGATCCTACGGCGTCATCGCTGGCGAACCCGCCCCCGGATTACTATGGCGAGAAGATTGGGAGCGTGGCGGGATATAGGAGGTGGCTGAAGGATCAACGTGCGTTTAATCTCAAGACGGGGAGGTATAAGGCGACCAAGGCGTCTGAGTCCAAGGCTTTGTGA